Proteins from a genomic interval of Coraliomargarita sinensis:
- a CDS encoding transposase, whose protein sequence is MDQSARQRLSNHASLIADAGPEEVLWLGKGRTRETIRPVFKRLDKYCESIEALAMDWNIDFDFEIKEHCPTA, encoded by the coding sequence ATGGACCAGTCCGCCAGACAAAGGCTATCGAATCACGCTTCGCTTATTGCGGATGCAGGCCCAGAGGAGGTGCTCTGGCTTGGCAAAGGCCGAACCCGCGAAACCATCCGCCCCGTCTTCAAACGCCTCGACAAATACTGCGAGTCAATCGAAGCGCTGGCAATGGACTGGAACATCGACTTTGATTTTGAAATCAAAGAGCACTGCCCAACCGCATAA
- a CDS encoding 3-keto-disaccharide hydrolase, whose product MKYLTLFAALFALSLTASADPADKQPLNTSPEPALSGKDFVELFNGKNLNGWVQEGGDHRFEVKDGAIVGTCVPGEANGFLCTKATYSDFVFTTEFKWEEKGNSGVMFRADTKDSNDRVFGYQAEMDPGGRRWTGGIYGEAMGGWKYPLKGDALKDARQAVRDHFEWNRLTIKAEGNVIKTWINGVPVAHLVNDERENGFFGLQVHSGKKGTIHWRKLKVKELSVD is encoded by the coding sequence ATGAAATACTTGACTCTATTTGCAGCGCTTTTCGCGCTAAGCTTGACCGCTTCGGCAGACCCAGCCGATAAACAGCCACTGAATACATCGCCCGAGCCCGCGCTCAGCGGGAAAGACTTTGTCGAGTTGTTCAATGGCAAAAACCTGAACGGCTGGGTCCAGGAGGGTGGCGACCACCGGTTTGAAGTTAAAGACGGGGCGATCGTCGGGACTTGCGTGCCGGGCGAAGCCAACGGTTTCCTTTGCACCAAGGCGACCTATTCCGACTTCGTTTTCACGACTGAATTCAAGTGGGAGGAAAAGGGGAATTCCGGAGTGATGTTTCGTGCGGATACGAAGGATTCCAACGACCGGGTTTTCGGATACCAGGCAGAGATGGACCCCGGGGGCCGACGCTGGACAGGAGGCATCTACGGCGAAGCCATGGGCGGATGGAAATATCCTCTCAAAGGCGATGCCCTCAAGGATGCCCGTCAGGCCGTCCGCGATCACTTTGAATGGAACCGCCTTACGATCAAAGCCGAAGGAAACGTAATCAAGACCTGGATCAATGGCGTGCCGGTCGCCCATCTGGTCAACGACGAGCGTGAAAACGGTTTTTTCGGGCTACAGGTGCATTCCGGGAAAAAGGGCACGATTCACTGGCGCAAGCTCAAGGTCAAAGAGCTCAGTGTCGATTGA
- a CDS encoding Gfo/Idh/MocA family oxidoreductase translates to MKTNKNSVTRREFLKSSAVFGAVTILPSYIALGNRRSGLVAPNEKVNLAVIGIGHQGDRDRKQMVQSGHCNVVALCDVDLEGEHVQGTLNAHPKAKRFTDFRVMFDRMADQIDAVLIATPDHSHFCATMLAMDLGKHVYVEKPLAHTFGQCERLMQMEEKTGVVTQMGNQGHSGANYFQFKAWSEAGVIKDVTKVTAFMTRWRRWHGWGETATKYPTDPMPEGIDWDQWIDSAPVHPYSQKLHPQEWRSWFHYGSGAFGDWGPHILDTCHEFLEFGLPQKITAVKRLGENPFVYPQKSTIRFNFPARGKHPACEVTWYDGQDNDPELDTSAAEGLEPETLKGAGKVIYSKDLVFKGGTHGSALQIIPREKMMDLRESLPKFPQKNSNHYANFILSCKGEEKTRSPFSVAGPLSQTFNLGCIAQRIGGEINFDRETKQIEGNKLASAFLDPKPRGGWEEFYKLHQ, encoded by the coding sequence ATGAAAACAAATAAAAACTCCGTTACCCGCCGCGAATTCCTCAAGTCGAGCGCCGTTTTTGGTGCCGTGACAATTTTGCCCTCCTACATCGCGCTGGGAAATCGCCGTAGTGGCCTCGTTGCTCCGAACGAAAAAGTGAATCTCGCCGTGATCGGGATCGGTCACCAGGGCGACAGGGACCGCAAACAAATGGTCCAGTCCGGCCACTGCAATGTGGTGGCGCTCTGCGATGTCGACCTGGAAGGTGAGCATGTCCAGGGCACGCTGAACGCCCACCCGAAAGCCAAACGCTTCACCGACTTCCGGGTTATGTTCGACCGCATGGCCGATCAGATCGATGCGGTCTTGATTGCCACTCCCGATCACTCCCACTTCTGCGCGACCATGCTCGCCATGGATCTGGGCAAACACGTCTATGTCGAGAAGCCTCTGGCCCACACCTTTGGCCAGTGCGAGCGACTCATGCAAATGGAGGAGAAAACGGGCGTCGTGACTCAGATGGGCAACCAGGGGCACTCCGGGGCAAACTATTTCCAATTTAAAGCCTGGTCTGAGGCCGGTGTCATTAAGGACGTGACCAAGGTCACGGCATTCATGACGCGCTGGCGCCGCTGGCATGGCTGGGGGGAGACCGCGACGAAATATCCGACCGATCCGATGCCGGAAGGCATCGACTGGGATCAGTGGATCGATTCCGCTCCGGTCCACCCTTACAGTCAAAAGCTGCATCCGCAGGAGTGGCGCAGCTGGTTTCACTACGGCAGCGGTGCCTTCGGTGATTGGGGGCCTCATATTCTCGACACCTGTCACGAATTTCTCGAGTTCGGACTGCCGCAGAAAATAACCGCAGTCAAGCGGCTCGGCGAAAATCCTTTTGTTTACCCGCAAAAGTCGACCATTCGCTTCAACTTCCCCGCCCGTGGAAAACATCCGGCTTGCGAAGTCACATGGTATGACGGGCAGGACAACGATCCCGAGTTGGACACGAGCGCGGCGGAAGGGCTGGAACCGGAAACCCTGAAAGGGGCCGGAAAGGTGATTTATTCCAAGGATCTTGTCTTCAAGGGCGGAACCCACGGTTCTGCGCTGCAAATCATCCCGAGGGAAAAAATGATGGATCTACGTGAATCTCTACCGAAATTCCCTCAGAAAAACTCCAATCACTATGCGAACTTCATTCTCTCTTGTAAGGGCGAAGAAAAAACCCGTTCTCCTTTCAGCGTAGCCGGGCCTCTCTCGCAAACCTTCAACCTCGGCTGCATCGCTCAACGGATTGGTGGAGAAATTAATTTCGACCGGGAGACAAAACAGATCGAAGGAAATAAGCTGGCGAGCGCCTTCCTCGATCCCAAGCCACGCGGGGGATGGGAAGAATTTTACAAACTTCATCAATAA
- a CDS encoding discoidin domain-containing protein, with protein sequence MFENPIRSSKNPDNWILLFFGLLVLPLGIYLNPSGAFADSNPGGAAPQEGLKSEEVHVGAPDSVMKEMEARFGVQAFHRNYSFDNPTYAVTYGSEEEAAQRKAGAILLDEIQAAIDRGDASYTAEPGFYRFAEGGIRIDNAENFTLNIANCDFMMEAGGFLGIENSKNITVKGPCTVDSTDLTYVHGRIEALDEDLATVYVPQGYAISDLAEKGHRLIFDSQGRGIEQHQSKYSNPSLVGDRSVQVSLGRGKAVQVGNIIVMDRNKGVSSTLRVRSSYGITVDGIDSYVGGGWDVRKGVGDLTFRNIRLRPAPGTNRIHGGSAGQFLVTEGFVLIDGCEFGAHTDDGINLMLKVNSVYQQIKPDVILITGRTSPKIGNTLTIRDYETGEKQSAVVSEIAEAPGEMTDQIEAQWRVFCESQDNNYRDGWINKSFYVKLKSPVEVSQWSWVFTTAGPASGPDSFVVRNSYFHDASAEPITLKAAKRTLIENCLFIRNRDELHAGSHFYWWEGPLAHNVTIRKNVFRAIPMKLQDVGVLRFAVPEWNLNDGATVLVNIIVENNSFYGINTPAVSANHVHNLVVRDNYIELSESYYNGGSRSTAGQCAIYLDSVSNGSVTGNVIKMLDPERQIPAILAKHVSATEIRDNEISHLGPLAPYITDHSEGSFKDPPLYLLDGDYSTSWTVTSGYPAWVIVDLNTPSPIDVIKVTLGSNRAYQYKVETSNMVDAGYETIVDQTKNRSHGVVSDSFDPVTARYVKFTVTGADGYGGPWIHIKELGIGAAGKSINLKE encoded by the coding sequence ATGTTTGAAAATCCAATCAGATCTTCAAAGAATCCAGACAACTGGATTTTGCTCTTTTTCGGGCTTCTGGTTCTGCCACTTGGCATTTATCTGAACCCTTCCGGCGCTTTTGCCGATTCCAATCCGGGCGGGGCGGCCCCACAGGAGGGCCTCAAAAGTGAAGAAGTTCATGTCGGTGCGCCGGATAGTGTGATGAAGGAAATGGAAGCGCGTTTCGGGGTTCAGGCCTTTCACCGCAATTACAGCTTCGATAACCCGACCTACGCAGTCACCTACGGCTCTGAAGAGGAGGCGGCGCAGCGTAAAGCCGGGGCAATTTTGCTGGACGAGATTCAGGCTGCCATCGACCGCGGCGATGCAAGCTATACCGCAGAGCCGGGGTTTTATCGCTTTGCCGAAGGCGGCATACGAATCGATAATGCGGAAAACTTTACACTGAACATCGCGAATTGCGATTTCATGATGGAAGCCGGTGGGTTTTTGGGTATCGAAAATTCCAAAAACATCACCGTGAAGGGGCCCTGCACCGTCGACTCGACCGATTTGACGTATGTCCACGGCCGTATCGAAGCGCTCGACGAGGATCTTGCCACTGTCTACGTGCCGCAGGGCTATGCAATCAGCGATCTGGCAGAAAAAGGGCATCGGCTCATTTTCGACAGCCAGGGCCGGGGTATTGAACAGCATCAAAGTAAATACTCCAACCCCAGCTTAGTCGGTGACCGTAGTGTTCAAGTTTCCCTGGGCAGGGGCAAAGCTGTCCAGGTCGGGAATATTATTGTGATGGACCGTAATAAGGGAGTCTCTTCGACCCTGCGCGTCCGGAGTTCCTATGGAATTACCGTTGATGGGATTGATTCCTATGTCGGAGGCGGTTGGGATGTGAGGAAAGGAGTCGGCGACCTGACGTTCAGAAATATCCGTTTGCGACCCGCTCCTGGGACCAACCGGATTCACGGGGGAAGCGCGGGACAGTTCCTCGTGACTGAGGGCTTTGTCCTGATAGACGGCTGTGAGTTCGGTGCGCATACCGATGATGGCATCAACCTGATGCTGAAGGTGAATTCGGTCTACCAACAGATCAAACCCGATGTGATTCTGATCACAGGCAGAACCAGTCCGAAAATCGGCAATACTTTGACAATCCGTGACTATGAAACGGGAGAGAAACAAAGCGCAGTCGTATCGGAAATCGCCGAGGCACCCGGGGAAATGACCGATCAGATCGAAGCGCAGTGGCGTGTTTTCTGCGAATCACAGGACAATAATTACCGGGATGGCTGGATCAATAAATCCTTCTACGTGAAACTGAAAAGCCCGGTCGAGGTGAGTCAGTGGTCCTGGGTATTTACAACTGCTGGCCCTGCGAGCGGACCGGACAGCTTCGTCGTGCGAAATTCCTACTTTCACGATGCGTCCGCCGAACCCATCACTTTAAAAGCCGCCAAGCGAACACTGATTGAAAACTGCCTCTTTATTCGAAACCGTGATGAACTTCATGCGGGCTCCCACTTCTACTGGTGGGAGGGACCGCTTGCCCATAATGTTACGATTCGGAAAAACGTCTTTCGAGCCATTCCGATGAAGTTGCAGGATGTCGGCGTCCTTCGATTTGCAGTTCCGGAGTGGAATTTGAACGACGGAGCGACCGTCCTCGTAAACATCATCGTCGAGAACAATTCCTTTTACGGCATCAATACCCCCGCAGTGTCTGCGAATCACGTCCATAATCTGGTCGTCCGTGACAATTATATCGAACTTTCCGAGTCTTATTACAACGGAGGCAGCAGGTCGACTGCGGGTCAATGTGCGATCTATCTGGACTCGGTCAGCAATGGTTCGGTTACCGGCAATGTCATTAAAATGCTGGACCCCGAACGACAAATCCCGGCCATCCTGGCGAAGCATGTCTCGGCCACGGAAATCCGGGATAATGAGATCTCCCACCTCGGACCGCTGGCACCTTATATTACGGATCACTCGGAGGGGAGCTTTAAAGACCCGCCTTTGTATCTACTGGATGGGGATTATTCGACATCATGGACCGTCACCAGCGGTTATCCGGCCTGGGTGATTGTCGATTTAAATACCCCCAGCCCCATCGATGTTATCAAAGTCACACTCGGTTCGAACCGGGCCTACCAGTATAAAGTCGAAACATCCAACATGGTCGATGCGGGCTACGAGACGATTGTCGATCAGACAAAGAATCGGAGTCATGGCGTCGTCTCGGACAGCTTCGATCCGGTCACTGCCCGCTACGTCAAATTCACCGTTACCGGAGCTGATGGCTACGGTGGCCCTTGGATACACATCAAAGAATTGGGAATCGGAGCGGCCGGGAAATCAATCAACTTAAAAGAATGA
- a CDS encoding sulfatase family protein, whose amino-acid sequence MNAEERPNIVIIFLDDSGWGDFHPFGAPAYPTPNVQKLSEEGTRFNQFYVPQAVCSASRAALLSGAYPGRTGVNGAHGPGGRGLPRKFATMAEVLKKNGYATAHFGKWHIGDQEGTRPLARGFDEHAGLMYSNDMWRFHPTQPKKWGRKPLQFWENREVTIDDIDKEDQAMLTTWATEKSVDFIERKKDEPFFLYLAHSMPHVPLFCSDKFLGKSGAGLYGDVIMEIDWSVGQVNEALREAGLEENTIVIFSSDNGPWSVYGNHAGTTPFRGNKRTSFEGGTRSATIIKYPGKVKAGASCDLPLSTIDLLPTLCRLTGTQLPENEIDGKDVWPIITGKRGSENPHSYYAFSGSGFEAIISADGKWKLHLPHRYRVVVKPGKDGMPGRSARRKIKRSLFDLENDPYETKNVIGQHPAVAAKLQAIADAHKKKFWDKN is encoded by the coding sequence TTGAACGCGGAGGAGAGGCCCAATATCGTAATCATTTTTCTGGATGACTCCGGCTGGGGTGATTTCCACCCCTTTGGTGCCCCCGCCTATCCGACGCCGAACGTCCAAAAGCTTTCCGAAGAGGGCACCCGCTTCAACCAGTTTTACGTGCCGCAGGCGGTCTGTTCGGCCTCTCGCGCGGCATTGCTGAGCGGCGCTTATCCCGGAAGGACCGGAGTCAACGGCGCCCATGGCCCCGGAGGTCGGGGCCTTCCCCGGAAATTTGCCACCATGGCCGAGGTGCTCAAGAAAAACGGCTACGCGACCGCACATTTCGGCAAATGGCACATCGGTGACCAGGAAGGCACTCGTCCCCTCGCCAGGGGATTCGATGAACACGCCGGGCTAATGTATTCCAATGACATGTGGCGCTTCCATCCCACACAACCAAAAAAATGGGGCAGGAAACCGCTTCAGTTCTGGGAGAATCGCGAGGTCACCATCGATGATATCGACAAGGAAGATCAGGCGATGCTGACAACCTGGGCGACTGAGAAGTCAGTCGATTTTATCGAGCGCAAGAAAGACGAGCCCTTCTTCCTCTATCTCGCCCATTCCATGCCCCATGTGCCGCTTTTCTGCAGCGATAAATTCTTGGGTAAATCCGGAGCCGGGCTCTACGGGGACGTCATTATGGAGATTGACTGGTCGGTCGGCCAAGTAAATGAGGCGCTCCGTGAGGCGGGGCTCGAAGAGAACACCATCGTCATTTTTAGCTCCGACAACGGCCCTTGGTCCGTCTACGGGAATCACGCGGGAACCACGCCCTTCCGGGGTAATAAACGCACCAGTTTCGAAGGGGGGACCCGCTCGGCCACCATCATTAAATACCCGGGCAAGGTCAAAGCCGGAGCCAGCTGCGATCTACCCCTCAGCACCATCGATCTATTGCCGACCCTCTGTCGCCTGACGGGTACACAACTGCCGGAAAACGAAATCGACGGAAAAGATGTCTGGCCCATCATCACCGGAAAGCGTGGAAGCGAAAACCCACATAGCTACTACGCCTTCTCCGGAAGTGGCTTCGAGGCAATTATCAGCGCAGACGGGAAATGGAAGCTTCACCTTCCTCATCGATATAGAGTTGTCGTCAAGCCCGGAAAGGACGGTATGCCCGGCAGATCCGCACGCAGGAAAATAAAACGCTCACTCTTCGACCTCGAAAACGATCCTTATGAGACGAAGAACGTCATTGGACAGCATCCCGCAGTCGCGGCGAAGCTTCAGGCAATCGCAGACGCCCACAAAAAGAAATTCTGGGACAAAAACTAA
- a CDS encoding Gfo/Idh/MocA family protein, whose translation MKSSDVNVFSRRRFLATSGGFIASTMALRGQDVVGANEQIRVGFIGLGGRGNSLLGQFLFQTKKGYIKNAKLVAVCDPDTEHMEKAAARAGTKPAMIRDYRKLLERKDIDAVFIASPNHWHALHTIHACQAGKDVYVEKPVSHTVWESNQMLAAVEKYGQIVQAGTQNRSDSGLIDAFKYLKEGNLGAIQSVHGLCIKNRNSIGKLDQPLVPPASLDYNLWLGPSQDKPIYRPQLHYDWHWDYNTGNGDIGNQGPHEFDLISWLLGDPEMPTEVFSYGGRFGWDDAGETANMQFATYQLNGVPCYFEVNDMSLKPDANVPANYKGIRIGIVVNCEGGEFRGGRGGGYVLGPDGKTKIAKFPGDAGRWHMLNFFDAVRSRRTQDLRAPLINSCKSAAIPHFANISLRTGEQVPLAKLPSVLPQTAEFADVIERQSKQLKNWNIDFEKTLCTVGSNVILNPATGDVSGPANAAAFNRPQFRKGFEVPELANNAFLKSKL comes from the coding sequence ATGAAATCTTCTGATGTGAACGTATTTTCCCGTCGCCGTTTTTTAGCGACATCCGGTGGTTTTATAGCATCGACGATGGCGTTGAGAGGGCAGGATGTGGTAGGAGCCAACGAGCAAATCCGCGTGGGTTTCATTGGTCTGGGTGGGCGCGGCAATTCTTTGCTGGGACAATTCCTCTTTCAGACCAAGAAGGGATATATCAAGAATGCGAAGTTGGTGGCCGTGTGTGATCCGGATACGGAGCACATGGAAAAGGCAGCCGCTCGGGCGGGTACGAAGCCGGCTATGATCCGCGATTATCGCAAGCTGCTTGAGCGCAAAGACATTGACGCGGTGTTTATAGCCAGCCCGAACCACTGGCACGCCTTGCACACCATTCATGCCTGCCAGGCAGGTAAAGATGTTTACGTCGAAAAGCCCGTTTCCCACACGGTATGGGAGAGCAATCAAATGCTCGCGGCTGTCGAAAAATACGGACAAATCGTGCAGGCGGGCACGCAAAACCGGTCGGACTCTGGTTTAATCGACGCATTTAAATACCTCAAAGAGGGCAATTTGGGCGCAATTCAATCCGTGCACGGGCTGTGTATCAAAAATCGCAATTCGATTGGCAAACTCGACCAGCCTCTGGTGCCTCCGGCTTCCCTCGACTACAACTTGTGGTTGGGGCCGTCGCAGGACAAACCGATCTACCGCCCACAATTGCACTACGATTGGCATTGGGACTACAATACCGGCAATGGCGATATTGGTAATCAGGGTCCGCATGAGTTTGACCTCATCAGCTGGCTTTTAGGTGACCCCGAAATGCCAACGGAGGTCTTTAGTTATGGTGGTCGCTTTGGATGGGATGATGCGGGCGAGACGGCCAATATGCAGTTCGCGACCTACCAGCTCAATGGGGTGCCTTGTTACTTTGAGGTCAACGACATGAGTTTAAAACCGGACGCCAATGTCCCGGCGAACTACAAGGGCATTCGCATCGGTATTGTCGTCAATTGCGAAGGCGGTGAATTCCGCGGTGGTCGTGGTGGTGGTTACGTTCTGGGTCCTGACGGAAAAACCAAGATCGCCAAGTTTCCCGGCGATGCGGGTCGTTGGCACATGCTGAACTTTTTCGATGCGGTTCGTTCACGTCGGACGCAGGATCTACGAGCTCCACTGATCAATTCGTGCAAGTCGGCAGCGATTCCTCATTTTGCCAACATCTCACTGCGCACCGGCGAACAAGTGCCACTGGCAAAGTTACCGTCTGTTTTGCCGCAAACCGCAGAGTTTGCCGATGTGATCGAGCGTCAATCGAAGCAGCTGAAAAATTGGAATATCGATTTCGAGAAGACCCTTTGCACGGTGGGTTCAAATGTCATCTTGAACCCTGCCACTGGAGATGTTTCCGGGCCGGCGAACGCTGCGGCATTCAATCGCCCGCAATTCCGAAAGGGATTTGAGGTGCCTGAACTCGCTAATAACGCTTTCTTAAAGTCGAAGCTCTAA
- a CDS encoding LamG-like jellyroll fold domain-containing protein — protein MRSVTLIFSFLLLTGSIHGALISHYTFDSESGGQTSDSIGSSFATLGGGVEIDTTVADRIGSGALRMNGSDSINGPGDGAVTDNDFTWSNDARTITFWWRAENPNVQSNWGTYFSNGDLSGSGTRFDIREDGDSGANLRVEVEGAGFTTDPANFDDANWHFVAVTVPDNATFQDIAWYTGVRGGTLGADLNASSNSQAIATAPGPLVFGDSILQEATKSGYVPNGYLDDFQLYDEMLSLAQINDLYTNPGSVVPEPSSVGLLALTLAMVLGSRRRRSA, from the coding sequence ATGAGATCTGTTACCTTAATTTTCAGCTTCCTACTCCTCACCGGTTCCATTCATGGTGCTTTGATCTCGCATTACACCTTTGATTCGGAGAGCGGAGGCCAAACATCAGACTCGATTGGTTCCAGCTTCGCCACGCTTGGCGGCGGGGTTGAAATCGACACCACGGTAGCAGACCGGATCGGGTCCGGAGCCCTCAGGATGAATGGTTCGGATTCGATTAACGGTCCCGGTGACGGAGCGGTGACCGATAACGATTTTACTTGGAGTAACGACGCGCGGACAATTACCTTCTGGTGGCGTGCCGAGAACCCTAACGTACAATCTAACTGGGGGACCTACTTTTCTAATGGCGATTTATCGGGCTCCGGCACCCGATTCGACATAAGAGAGGATGGCGACAGCGGCGCAAACCTTCGCGTTGAAGTGGAGGGCGCGGGTTTCACGACCGACCCGGCTAATTTCGATGATGCGAACTGGCATTTTGTGGCTGTCACCGTGCCCGACAACGCTACGTTCCAAGACATCGCATGGTATACGGGTGTGCGGGGCGGAACCCTGGGTGCAGACCTCAATGCCAGCTCCAACTCCCAGGCCATCGCTACCGCCCCGGGACCGCTCGTTTTCGGAGACAGTATTCTCCAAGAAGCTACAAAGTCGGGATATGTGCCAAACGGCTACCTCGACGATTTCCAACTTTACGATGAAATGCTGAGCTTAGCGCAAATTAATGATCTTTATACAAACCCCGGTTCTGTTGTTCCCGAACCTTCGAGTGTAGGTCTTCTTGCCCTGACTCTAGCGATGGTCCTCGGATCCCGCCGCCGTAGATCAGCTTAG